From the Pseudomonas lalucatii genome, the window TGTTCCGCTGCCAGCGCCTGCTGCGGCTGCACGGCGAGGCCTGCCAGCGCCTGGCCCAGGCCATCGAACTGCGCCAGGCCTTCGAGTACCGCGAGCTGTGCAGCCAGGCCCTGGCCGATCTACACGCCTCCCTCGACCACCTGCGCCTGCAGAGCAACCCGGCCTGGCGGCAGCTGCTGCGCTCGCTGCAGGCCCTGGCCGGCAACCTCGCCACCCTCGACCAGCTGCTCGGCAGGGCCAGCAACCCCGACGCCCTGGCCGAGGAGCAGGACAGCAGCCTGCTGGACCGCGAGCCACAGTCGCTGCGCGACGTGGTCGAGCGCCTGCGCCTGCAGCTGACGCCCACCTCGCTGCTGTTCCGCCATGCCCTGCGCCTGGCCGTCGCCCTGGCCGCCGGCTACGGTCTGCTGCACTGGATTGACCCGGCCCAGGGCTTCTGGATCCTGCTGACCACGGTATTCGTCTGCCAGCCCAACTATGGCGCCACCCGGCGCAAACTGGTGCAGCGCATCGCCGGCACGGTGCTCGGCCTGGTGCTCGGCTGGGCGCTGTTCGACCTGTTCCCCAATACCCTGGTGCAGGCGTTCTTCGCCGTGGCCGCCGGGGTCGCCTTCTTCGCCACGCGCAGCAGCCACTACACCCTGGCCACGGCGGCGATCACCCTGCTGGTGCTGTTCTGCTTCAACCAGGTCGGCGACGGCTACGGGCTGATCGTGCCGCGCCTGGTCGACACCCTGCTCGGCAGCCTGATCGCCGGCCTCGCGGTGTTCCTGATCCTGCCGGACTGGCAGGGCCGGCGCCTGGAGCGGGTGCTGGCCAACACCCTCAGCTGCAACAGCACCTACCTGCGCCAGATCATCCGCCAGTACGCCAGCGGCAAACGCGACGACCTCGCCTACCGCCTGGCCCGGCGCAACGCCCACAATGCCGACGCGGCGCTGTCCAGCACCCTCGGCAACATGCTGATGGAGCCCGGGCACTTCCGTAAGGACGCCGACCTCGGCTTCCGCTTCCTGGTGCTCTCGCACACCCTGCTCAGCTACCTCTCCGGACTCGGCGCGCACCGCGGCGAGGTACTCCTGGCCGCCGACCAGGGCCGCCTGCTGGCCAGTGCCGAACGGCTCGCCGACAGCCTCGAGGAGATCGCCGGCGACCTCGGTGCGCGGCGCCCGGTGGCGATCCACAGCGACGCCGAGGAACAACTGGCCCAGGAGCTGGAACGGATGCCCGAAGAGCTCGACGACCAGCAGCGCCTGGTGCAGACCCAACTGGCGCTGATCTGCCGCCAGCTGGGCCCCTTGCGTACCCTGTCCGCCCACCTGCTCAAGGGCGTCTCGGGCCGGGCGCCGTAGGCCCTAGCGCAAGGCTGCGGCGATGGCGTGGATGTCGTCCCAGTGCGCCTCGACCAGGCTCAGGCGGCCGCCCCCGCCCAGCGCGTCGTGGGGCGCGACCAGCTTGGCGTACGCCGTCAGACGGACCAGCGGCGGCAGCTCGGCCGCCTCCTCGCCGTCGGCCAGGGCGTGATAGCGGGCGAGGTTGACCAGGTCGATCAGCTCGATCTGGCGCGCGCCAGTGCGACTCCAGTCGCCCACCGCGCGGACGATCTGCACATACTCCTCGTCCACCGCCCATTTCTTCAGCAGTATCACCCCCAGCGAGGCGCCGTAGGCCCGGCACAGCTCCTGATAGCGCACCGGGCTCGGCACCAGGTCCCCGCCCTTGAACGCCGACAGCACCGCCAGGGCACCCACCTCGCTGAGCAGGCTGGCCAGCGCCGCATGGTCGGCCGGGATGTGCCCGACATTGCGCGCCAGGAAGGCGCAGATGCTGCCCTGCAGGGTCAGGCGCCGCCAGGCCGCCATGAACAGGCGCTTGTGCCCGGCGCTGTGCAGGGCGAACAGGCTCTTGACGCTGTGCATCATCACCACCCGGTCCACCTGCTGCAGGCCCAGCACGCGCAGCACGTCCTGCAGCGTCCTGGGGCTCACCCGCGAGCGCAGCAGGGCGCTGCAGGCATACTTCATCAGCAAGGCGCCGAGCGCCGGGTCCTGGCCGATCAAGGCGACCAGCCGGCTCATGCTCACCTCCGGCATGGCCAGGGCCCGGCGGATCTCCAGGGTCAGCATCGGCAGGCTCGGCAGCTGCTCCTCGTCGCTCATGAGCTGGGCAACCAACTGCCGATAGATCGAATAGTCCGACGCTGTCGTCTGCATCATCAACTCCTGCCACATAGCGGCCGGAGTGTAGCCAAGCACGCCCGCCGCGGCGAGCACGGCCGCGCCGCCTCAGGCGGCGCCGGCCTGGGCCCGGCGGCGGATGCGCAAGTCGAGCTTCAGGCAGATCGCCGCCAGCAGCATGAAGCCGGCCCCGAGGTTGCCGCGGCTGACCGGCACCCCGAGCAGGCCGCTCAGCCACTCGGCGAGCGGCCCCGGGTAGTTGGCCAGCAGAGCCCCCAGCGGCACCAGCAGAAACAGGAAGAAGAAGCCCAATGCCCGCAGCATGTCCATCGCGTACCCCCCTTGAGTGACAACCCGCCCAGCATGCGGCCAGTACCATCCGGGGCGACACTAGACCTTGGTGCAAAGGCCGCGGGGGATCGTCGATAATCCCGCCCTGTCCCTTCACCCAGCGAGCCGACCTTGGACAAGAACCAGCTGCACCAGCTGATCCTCGAACGCCTGCACGCCGACCTGGCTCTGGCCGAGCGTGCGGCGCTGAGCGCCCACGAGGCGGCCACCCACGAAGAGAATGTCGCCGAGAACAAGTACGACACCCTCGGCCTGGAGGCGGCCTACCTCGCGGCCGGGCAGGCGCGCCGGGTGGAGGAGATTCGTCAGGCCCTCGGCGCCTGGCAGCGCCTGACCCTGCGCCCGTTCGCCGACGGGCAGGGCATCGGCCTCGGCGCGCTGGTGTGGCTGGCCGATGCCCGCGACAACCGGCAATGCCTGCTGCTCGGCCCGGACAGCGCCGGCCTGAAACTGCGCTGGCAGACCGAGGAAGTCCTGGTCATCAGCCCGCGGGCGCCCCTGGGCCAGCGCCTGCTCGGCTGCGCGGCCGGTGACGAAGTGGAGATCCGGATCGGTGGCGGCCTGCAACGCTTCGCTATCCTGCGCGTCGCCTGAACAGCCCGCGGCGGATCTGCGCTAGGCTGATAGATGGGCCGCCGCGCAGCGGCCGGCACCGCAGCAACGCCCTGTTCAGCGAGCAGAGGAACCCGTCATGGAACCCCCCATCCACAGTCTCCCGGCCCTGTTCAAGCAGCTCGGCCTGCCCGCCGACCAGGCCGGCATCGAGCGCTTCGTCCGCAACCACTCGCCCCTGGCGCCGACCTGCCAGCTGGCCGATGCGCCGTTCTGGAACCCGGCCCAGGCCGCCTTCCTGCGCGAGGAAATCCTCGAGGACGCCGACTGGGCCGAGGTGGTCGACCAGCTCAACGTGATGCTGCGCGGCTAGCCCTCGGGCGGCGAGGCCGGCGCCAGGTCGCGCCAGGTCAGGTACAGGCGCAGGTCGAACTCCAGCTGGCGGTAGCCGGGCAGCATGTGCTCGCACAACTGGTAGAAGGCCTTGTTGTGCTCGCTCTCCTTCAGGTGCGCCAGCTCGTGCACCACGATCATCCGCAGGAACTCCGGGGCCGCCTCCTTGAACAGCGCGGCGACGCGGATCTCCTTCTTCGCCTTGAGCTTGCCCCCCTGCACCCGGGAGATCGCCGTATGCAGGCCCAGGGCGCGGTGGGTCAGGTCCAGGCGGTTGTCGTACAGCACCTTGTCCAGTGGCGGCGCCTTGCGCAGGTGCTCCTGCTTGAGCGCCACGACATAGGCATACAGTGCCTTGTCGCTCTGCACCTCATGGCGGCCGCCATAGCGTTGGCTCAGGTAGTCGCCCAGGCGCCGTTCGGCGATCAGCTGGCGCACCTGGTCGAGCAGGTGGGAGGGGTAGCCCTGCAGGTATTTCAGTGGCGTCATGGCCGCGGCCCGGTTGCTCGCACGGATCTATGGGGCCGCGGAGTATGCCGCAGCGCCGAGCCGCACACCTACCGTTCGTCGCCAAACTCCCGCCGCGCGCTGTCGGCCCCGGTCCCGTTTCGCCGCGATGACGCGGCGCTGCCGAGCGCCTCGCCCTCGACAAAGGGTGCGTCGAGTCACAGAGATGGCACGCGCGCTCCACATTCCGCCAACCCGGACTAGGCTTCCACTTCGCGTCCGGATCGATGCGGTCAAGGACCAGTCGCCAGCGGCCACAAGCCGACCTGGCAACGCGCTCTCCCTAAGGATTGGAGGAACCATGAACAAAACAGTTACCCACTGGCGTTTTCTCGGCGGGGCGCTTGCCCTCGCCCTGTCCACCGGCCTGCAGGCCGCCCCGCCGGCAGCCGGCGACCTGTTCAACGAGTTCTGGAGCCCGGCCAGGCCAGACCCCGCCGGCTGCAACTCGCTGCTGCTGAACAACAGCCCCCTGGGCCTGCCCCGCTGCATGCAGGCCAGCAAGACCCTGTACCACCTGCAGATGCTGCAGGACATCGCCGCGGCCAACGGCGGCACCCGCGCCGCGGGCCTGTCGGGCTACCAGGCCTCGGTGGACTACGTGAAACAGACCCTGGAGCAGGCCGGTTACCAGGTCACCTTGCAGCCCTTCCCCTTCACCGCGTTCTACCCCCAGGGCCCGGGCGAACTGGCCATGGTGGCGCCCACGCCGACCAGCTATGAGTGGGAGCAAGACTTCACCTACCTGTCGCAGACAGAAGCCGGCAACCTCACCGCCAGCGTCGCCGCGGTGGACCTGGCCCTGGGCCCGGACAACGCTTCCACCAGCGGCTGCGAGGCCGCGGACTTCGCCGGCTTCCCCGCCGGCGCCATCGCCCTGATCCAGCGCGGCGCCTGCAGCTTCCAGCAGAAGGCGGAGAACGCCGCGGCGGCCGGCGCCGCGGGCGCCATCATCTTCAACCAGGGCAACAGCGACGACCGCAAGGGCCTGCTCAACGCCACCCTGGGCGACGGCTACGAGGGCGACATTCCGGTGCTGTTCGCCACCTACGACCTCGGCGCGGCCTGGGCGAGCACCGCCGGCCTGCAGCTGCGCCTGCTGGTCGACGTGGTGCGCGAGAAGACCGAGACCTTCAACATCATCGCCGAGACGCGCCGGGGCAACCCGGACAACGTGGTGATGGTCGGCGCCCACCTCGACTCGGTATTCGAGGGTGGCGGCATCCAGGACAACGGCTCGGGCAGTGCCGCCGTGCTGGAAATGGCCCTGCAGATGCGCAAGGCCCGGCCGCGCAACAAGGTGCGCTTCGCCTGGTGGGGCGCCGAGGAGTCCGGCTTGGTCGGCTCGACCCACTACGTGCAGAACCTCAGCGCCGAGGAGAAGGCCAGGGTCAAGGTCTACCTGAACTTCGACATGATCGCCTCGCCGAACTTCGCCTATTTCATCTACGACGGCGACGGCTCGGACTTCGGCCTGCAGGGCCCGCCGGGCTCGGCGGCGGTGGAGAGGCTGTTCGAGACCTACTACCGCCTGCGCGCCCTGCCGTCGGAAGGCGACCAGATCAGCTTCCGTTCCGACTATGCGCAGTTCTTCCTCGACGGCATCGCCTTCGGCGGCCTGTTCACCGGCGCCGAAGTGCTGAAGAGCGCGGATCAGGCGGCCAAGTACGGCGGCGACGCCGGCGTGGCCTTCGACCCCTGCTACCACCAGGCCTGCGACAACGTCCTCAACATCAACCGCGAGGCCCTGGAGATCAACGGCGATGCCGCCGCCTTCGCCACCAGCTGGCTGTCGTTGTCGACCAAGATCATCGACGACGAGATCGCCGCGGCGCAGCAACCGAGCGCCCGCGCCTTCAGCCAGCAGAGGGCCGCCGCCTACGACATCACCCACTGGGGCAAGCACTGGGTCAAGTGACGCATCGCCCCTGACCCACAACGAAGAAGCCAGGCCCCCGGGCCTGGCTTCTTCGTAACAAGGCCCGGCAGGCGCTCGCCCTCCGGACCAAGGTCCCCCGCGGCGCTATCAGCTGCCGCTGCTAAGCGCATGCCCGGGGAAGTGCTCCTTGAACTGACGCTCGCTCTCCTCCAGGAGGCGACGCCCCTCCTCGATCTCTCGATTGCCGCGGGCCACCTGCTCACGGCCCTCCTCGAGGGCCCGCTCGGCCGAGTCGACCTGCTTCTCGCCCTTGCGGATGCGCTTCTCGCCGTCGCGCAGCAGCTCCGAGCCGCGATCCCAGTCCGCGGCAAACTGCTTTCTCAGTTCCACACGAGCCTGCGCCTCGTCGGCGTGTGCCCGCATCAGGTCGGCCGTGCTGGGCTGGCTGGCGCAACCGGCCAGCAGGGAGGAGACAAAGCCAACAGCGATATAAATGGAATGCTTGCTCATTGATAACCTCGACTCATGTGGACTGCTTTTCTCGCATCCCGCATGCTCACCGGCGCAGTCACTGCACTGGCGCATCCTTCCCTGAAGGCATCGGGCGCACTTCTTCTTGCAGACATGCTGACGAGTACGGAATCAGCACCTCAGTCATTGAGAAGACCAAAACTCCAACAAGGTCACACTACGGACAGAAATAATGCACGAGCACTTCGATCATCCATGGCTGGAAGTGCTCGTCATATTTTTCCTTGCTCAGCACATCGAGTCATACCATTCCTAACTGCGGCCAACAAAAAACCCGCTCGGGAGCGGGCTTTTCGGCTGATGCGGCGCGATCGGACTTAGTTGACCTTGGCGGCCAGCTCGCCCTTGGCGTAGCGCAGGTACATGGCGTCCAGGGACATCGGCTTGATCTTCGAGGCGTTGCCGGCGGTGCCGAAGGCCTCGTAGCGGGCGATGCAGATGTCGCGCATGGCCTCGACGGTCTTGGCGAAGAACTTGCGCGGGTCGAACTCGCTCGGGTGCTGGGCCATGAAGCGGCGCATGGCGCCGGTGGAGGCCAGACGCAGGTCGGTGTCGATGTTGACCTTGCGCACGCCGTGCTTGATGCCCTCGACGATCTCCTCGACCGGCACGCCGTAGGTTTCCTTGATGTCGCCGCCGAACTCGTTGATCACCGCCAGCCATTCCTGGGGCACCGAGCTGGAGCCGTGCATCACCAGGTGGGTGTCGGGGATGCGCGCGTGGATCGCCTTGATCCGGTCGATGGCGAGGATGTCGCCGGTCGGCGGCTTGGTGAACTTGTAGGCGCCGTGGCTGGTGCCGATGGCAATCGCCAGGGCATCGACCTGGGTGCGCTTGACGAAGTCGGCGGCCTCTTCCGGGTCGGTGAGCATCTGGCTGTGGTCCAGGGTGCCCTCGGCGCCGATGCCGTCTTCCTCGCCGGCCTGGCCGGTTTCCAGGCTGCCCAGGCAGCCCAGCTCGCCTTCCACCGACACGCCGCAGGCGTGGGCCATGGCCACGGTTTCCTGGGTCACGCGCACGTTGTAGTCGTAGTCGGCCGGGGTCTTGCCGTCTTCCTTGAGCGAGCCGTCCATCATCACCGAGCTGAAGCCCAGCTGGATCGAGCGCTGGCACACCGCCGGGCTGGTGCCGTGGTCCTGGTGCATGCACACCGGGATATGCGGGAATTCCTCGATGGCGGCGAGGATCAGGTGGCGCAGGAAGGGCGCACCGGCGTACTTGCGCGCCCCGGCCGAGGCCTGGACGATCACCGGCGAGTCGGTCCGGTCGGCCGCTTCCATGATGGCGCGCATCTGCTCGAGGTTGTTGACGTTGAAAGCCGGCACGCCGTAGCCGAATTCGGCGGCGTGGTCGAGCATCTGGCGCATGCTGATAAGTGCCATGGGGTACTTTCTCCCGGTGGGGGTCGTTAATCGGTGCAAGCCTGCCGCAGGGGCAGGCCGTGTTCAAGTCTCAAGGGACCGGGGGTCGGTTCCCGGTCCGCGGCGCAGCCGCCTCAGCCCTGGGCGCGCTGCTGCAGCACCTCGACGGCCGGCAGCACCTTGCCCTCGACGAACTCGAGGAAGGCGCCGCCGCCGGTGGAGATATAACTGATGCGCGCGGCCACGCCGTACTTGTCGATGGCCGCCAGGGTGTCGCCGCCGCCGGCGATGGAGAAGGCCGGGCTCTCGGCGATGGCTTCGGCCAGCACGCGGGTGCCGTTGCCGAACTGGTCGAATTCGAATACCCCGACCGGGCCGTTCCACAGGATGGTCCTGGACGACTTCAGCAGCTCGGCGAACTGCGCCGCGGTCTGCGGGCCGATGTCGAGGATCATGTCGTCCTCGGCCACCTCGGCCACCGCCTTGACGGTCGCCTCGGCGTCTTCGGCGAAGGCCTTGGCCACCACCACGTCCACCGGCAGCGGCACGCTGACCTTGGCGGCGATGGCGCGGGCCGTCTCGACCAGGTCGGCCTCGTACAGCGACTTGCCGACCGGCAGGCCGGCGGCGGCGAGGAAGGTGTTGGCGATGCCGCCACCGACGATCAGCTGGTCGCAGATCTGGCTGAGGCTGTTGAGCACGTCCAGCTTGGTCGACACCTTGGAGCCGGCGACGATGGCTGCCATGGGCGCCGCCGGGTTGCCCAGGGCCTTGCCCAGGGCGTCCAGCTCGGCGGCCAGCAGCGGGCCGGCGCAGGCGACCTGGGCGAACTTGGCCACGCCATGGGTCGAGCCCTGGGCGCGGTGGGCGGTGCCGAAGGCGTCCATGACGAACACGTCGCACAGCGCGGCGTACTGCTCGGCCAGCGCGTCGGCGTTCTTCTTCTCGCCCGGGTTGAAGCGCACGTTCTCCAGCAGCACCAGCTCGCCGGGCGCGACTTCGACGCCGCCCAGGTAGTCCTTGACCAGCGGCACGTCGCGGCCCAGGGCCTGGGACAGGTAGGCGGCCACCGGCGCCAGGCTGTCGGCCTCGCTGTACACGCCCTCTTCGGGACGCCCCAGGTGCGAGCAGACCAGCACCGCCGCGCCTTTCTCCAGGGCCAGCTTGAGGGTCGGCAGCGCCGCCAGGATGCGCGCATCGCTCGTCACCACACCGCCCTTCACCGGCACGTTGAGGTCTTCGCGGATCAGCACACGCTTACCCTGGAGGTCGAGGTCGATCATCTTCGCTATTGGTTTGAACGGCGTGGTCATGGCATCAGTCCTTCACGGGGGCTGGTTGTACGGTGGATACAGCTAGAAAGTGTTCGGCGACATCGAGCATGCGGTTGGCGAAACCCCACTCGTTGTCGAACCAGGCCAGCAGGTTGACCAGGCGCGGGCCGGAGACCCGGGTCTGGCTGCCGTCGACCACCGCCGAGTGGGGGTCGTGGTTGAAGTCGCAGCTGGCATGGGGCAGCTCGGTATAGGCGATCAGGCCCTTGAGCGGGCCTTCCTCGGCGGCCTGCCGCAGCACCCGGTTGATCTCGGCCGCCGAGGTGTCGCGGGCGGTCTGCAGGGTGATGTCCAGGCAGGAGACGTTGACCGTCGGCACGCGGATGGCCTTGGCCTGGATGCGCCCGGCCAGCTCCGGCAGCAGGCGCTCGATGCCCTTGGCCAGGCCGGTGGACACCGGGATCACCGACTGGAAGGCCGAGCGCGTGCGGCGCAGGTCCTCGTGGTGGTAGGCGTCGATCACCGGCTGGTCGTTCATCGCCGAGTGGATGGTGGTGATGGACACGTACTCCAGGCCCACCGCGTCGTTGAGCAGCTTGAGCAGCGGCACCCCGCAGTTGGTGGTGCAGGAGGCGTTGGACACCAGGCGCTCGGCTCCGCTCAGGCGCTGCTGGTTGACCCCGTAGACGATGGTGGCGTCGATATCCGCCTCGCCGGCCATCGGCTGGGAGAACAGCACCCGCGGCGCGCCGGCCTGCAGGAAGCGCTCGGCATCGGCGCGGGTGGTGTACTGGCCGGAGCACTCCAGCAGCAGGTCGATGTCCAGCGCCGCCCAGTCGATGCCTTCCGGCGCCTCCTCGCGCAGCACCTTCACGCAGTCGCCGTTGATGTGCAGGCAATCCCCCTCGACCCGCACCTCGCCGGGGAAGCGGCCGTGGGTGGAGTCGAAGCGGGTCAGGTATTCCAGGCTGGCCTGGTCGGCCAGATCGTTCAGCGCGACGATCTCCAGGCCCGCGTCGCTCCCGCGCTCGTGCAGGGCGCGCAGCACGCAGCGGCCGATGCGGCCGTAGCCGTTGAGGGCAACTCGATAGGGACGATGGGACATGGCGATCTCGATGGCAAAACGACCGTAGGATGGGTTGAGCGCAGCGATACCCAGGCTGCACCGCGATGGGTATCGGCGCTACGCGCCTCGACCCATCCTACGTGATCAGGCGTCCAGCAGCTCGGCGGCGGTTTCCAGGACGTTCTCCAGGGTGAAGCCGAAGTGCTCGAACAGCGCCGCCGCCGGCGCCGACTCGCCGAAGCTGGTCATGCCGATGACGCGGCCCTCGAGGCCGACGTACTTGTACCAGAAGTCGGCGTGGGCGGCCTCGATGGCGATCCGCGCGCCGACCTGCAGCGGCAGTACCGCCTGCTTGTAGCCGGCGTCCTGCTGGTCGAACACGCTGGTCGAAGGCATCGACACCACCCGCACCCGGCGGCCCTGCTGGCTCAGCGCGTCATAGGCCTGCACGGCGAGGCCGACTTCCGAACCGGTGGCGATGAGGATCAGCTCCGGCTCGCCGGCGCAGTCCTTGAGCACGTAGCCGCCGCGGGCGATATCGCCCAACTGGGCGGCGTCGCGGCTCTGGTGCGCCAGGTTCTGGCGGCTGAAGATCAGCGCGCTGGGGCCGTCGTTGCGCTCGATGGCGCACTTCCAGGCCACCGCCGACTCCACCGCGTCGGCCGGACGCCAGGTGTTGAGGTTCGGCGTGCAGCGCAGGCTGGCCAGCTGCTCGATCGGCTGGTGGGTCGGGCCGTCCTCGCCCAGGCCGATGGAGTCGTGGGTGTAGACGAACAGCACGCGCTTCTTGATCAGTGCGGCCATGCGCACGGCGTTGCAGGCGTACTCCATGAACACCAGGAAGGTGGCGCCGTAGGGAATGAAGCCGCCGTGCAGGGCGATGCCGTTCATGATCGCGCTCATGCCGAACTCGCGCACGCCGTAGAACATGTAGTTGCCGCTGGCATCTTCGGCCGAGACGCCCTGGCAGCCCTTCCACAGGGTCAGGTTGGAACCGGCCAGGTCGGCGGAGCCGCCGAGGAACTCCGGCAGCAGCGGGCCGAAGGCGTTCAGCGCGTTCTGGCTGGCCTTGCGGCTGGCGATGGTCTCGCCCTTGGCGGCGACTTCCTGGATGTAGGCGGCGGCCTTCTCGGCGAAGCCGGCCGGCAGCTCGCCCTTGATGCGCCGCTGGAACTCGGCGGCCAGTTCCGGATAGGCGGCGGCGTAGGCGGCGAAGCGCTCGTTCCACTCGGCCTCGGCGGCGGCGCCGGCCTGCTTGGCGTCCCATTCGGCGTAGATGTCCGCGGGGATCTCGAACGGACCATGCTCCCAGCCCAGGGTGGCACGGGTCAGGGCGATCTCGTCGACGCCCAGCGGCGCGCCGTGGCAATCTTCCTTGCCCTGCTTGTTCGGCGAGCCGAAGCCGATGGTGGTCTTGCAGCAGATCAGGGTCGGCTGCGCGCTCTTGCGCGCGGTGTCGATGGCCATCTTGATCTCTTCGGCGTCGTGGCCGTCGACGTTGCGGATCACCTGCCAGCCGTAGGCCTCGAAGCGATTCGGCGTGTCGTCGGTGAACCAGCCCTCGACCTCGCCGTCGATGGAGATGCCGTTGTCGTCGTAGAAGGCGATCAGCTTGCCCAGACCGAGGGTGCCGGCCAGGGAGCAGACCTCATGGCTGATGCCTTCCATCATGCAGCCGTCGCCGAGGAACACGTAGGTGTTGTGGTCGACGATGCTGTGGCCTTCGCGGTTGAACTGCGCGGCCAGGACCTTCTCGGCGATGGCCAGGCCCACGGCATTGGCCAGGCCCTGGCCGAGCGGGCCGGTGGTGGTCTCCACGCCCGGGGTATAGCCATATTCCGGGTGGCCCGGGGTGCGGCTGCCCATCTGGCGGAACTGCTTGAGGTCCTCGATACCCAGGTCGTAGCCGGTCAGGTGCAGCAACGAATAGATCAGCATCGAGCCGTGGCCGTTGGACAGCACGAAGCGGTCGCGGTCGGCGAACTCGGGGTTGCTCGGGTTGTGCTTGAGGTAGTCGCGCCACAGCACCTCGGCGATATCCGCCATGCCCATCGGGGCACCGGGGTGGCCGCTGTTGGCTTTCTGCACGGCATCCATGCTCAGGGCACGAATGGCATTGGCACGCTCACGACGGCTGGGCATCGCTGAATCTCCTGCGGGGGCTGTTCACGAAAAAGGCGGCCATTTTCGCCCAGCCAGGCGCCGCGGGGCAATGACAGATGGTCGCGGCCCGCGGTTTTCTCGGCCTTGCTGCGACCTCCACGGGGCAAATCGCGCCACGCCCAGGCAATATCAAAACATTTTGATATTGCTGTTGCTGGATGAAAAATGACCGACTAGACTTCGCGCCCCATGAACCTGCGCATCCCCCAGCTGAGCTTCGAGCCCGCCGACGAACTGGCCGCCCTGTGCAAGGCCGGCGGCGACCCGCTGCGCCTGAACGTGCTGCGCGCCCTGGCCAACGACTCGTTCGGCGTGCTGGAACTGGCGCAGATCTTCGCCATCGGCCAGTCGGGCAT encodes:
- the epd gene encoding erythrose-4-phosphate dehydrogenase, which gives rise to MSHRPYRVALNGYGRIGRCVLRALHERGSDAGLEIVALNDLADQASLEYLTRFDSTHGRFPGEVRVEGDCLHINGDCVKVLREEAPEGIDWAALDIDLLLECSGQYTTRADAERFLQAGAPRVLFSQPMAGEADIDATIVYGVNQQRLSGAERLVSNASCTTNCGVPLLKLLNDAVGLEYVSITTIHSAMNDQPVIDAYHHEDLRRTRSAFQSVIPVSTGLAKGIERLLPELAGRIQAKAIRVPTVNVSCLDITLQTARDTSAAEINRVLRQAAEEGPLKGLIAYTELPHASCDFNHDPHSAVVDGSQTRVSGPRLVNLLAWFDNEWGFANRMLDVAEHFLAVSTVQPAPVKD
- the tkt gene encoding transketolase; amino-acid sequence: MPSRRERANAIRALSMDAVQKANSGHPGAPMGMADIAEVLWRDYLKHNPSNPEFADRDRFVLSNGHGSMLIYSLLHLTGYDLGIEDLKQFRQMGSRTPGHPEYGYTPGVETTTGPLGQGLANAVGLAIAEKVLAAQFNREGHSIVDHNTYVFLGDGCMMEGISHEVCSLAGTLGLGKLIAFYDDNGISIDGEVEGWFTDDTPNRFEAYGWQVIRNVDGHDAEEIKMAIDTARKSAQPTLICCKTTIGFGSPNKQGKEDCHGAPLGVDEIALTRATLGWEHGPFEIPADIYAEWDAKQAGAAAEAEWNERFAAYAAAYPELAAEFQRRIKGELPAGFAEKAAAYIQEVAAKGETIASRKASQNALNAFGPLLPEFLGGSADLAGSNLTLWKGCQGVSAEDASGNYMFYGVREFGMSAIMNGIALHGGFIPYGATFLVFMEYACNAVRMAALIKKRVLFVYTHDSIGLGEDGPTHQPIEQLASLRCTPNLNTWRPADAVESAVAWKCAIERNDGPSALIFSRQNLAHQSRDAAQLGDIARGGYVLKDCAGEPELILIATGSEVGLAVQAYDALSQQGRRVRVVSMPSTSVFDQQDAGYKQAVLPLQVGARIAIEAAHADFWYKYVGLEGRVIGMTSFGESAPAAALFEHFGFTLENVLETAAELLDA